CCTCCTCCGAGCTGCTCGCCAGCGTGTTCGTCATCCCCTTGATCTCGCCGGCGATCCTGCGCAGGTCCTCCATCATCTTGTTGAACCCCTGCGCCATCTGCCCCACCTCGTCGGTAGTCAGCACCGGAACGTCCTGGCTCAAATCCCCCTCCGACGCCTTCCCCGTCACCTCGCTCACCACGACCACCGACCGGGTGACCTTCCGGATCGTGAGCGCCGCGAACACCCACGCCAGCGCCACCCCGATCAGAGCCACCGCAAGGAACATCGCCTGCGTCGCCTTCGCCGAGGAAGCGTCGCGCTCGAAATTCCCGTTCTGGGCCTTGAGCGTCGCATCGCCCATCTCCTCGAGCGTCACGAAGAGGTTCCGATCGATCCCCTGGAACTCGGTGTCGACCGAGACGGCGTCCTTGCCGGTAAGGACCGCGGCGATCAGCTCGTTCCCCTGTTTTTCGTATTGGTTGAGCTCCTCCAGAGCCATAACGGCGATTTCCTTCTCGTCCGTCGTCCGGGCGTGCCGTTCCATGGCCTGGATGGATGTCTTCAGCTTCCCGATCTGCGCCTTGAATTCGTCCGTATACTCCTGTTCCATCCGGGTCATGTAGTTCTTGGTGGCCACGACGGCCTTCCCCAGCGCCACCTGCGCGTCCATGGCGGCGGAATACCGCGCGGCGTCCACCCGGACGAGCGACTCGTACGCCCCGAGGATGGACCGGATCCCGTAGATTGCGATCCCCGAAATCACCAGCATGACCACCGAGATGATCCCGATCATCCCGTACATCTTCTTCGACAGAGTCATCTTCATCCCCATCCCCCGCACGGGATCTTGCGGCCTCAGACGGCCGCGACGGCCTTTTGCGTCTGCGCCTTCTCCCCGGCCCCCAGGAGCTTCTCGATGTCCAGGAGAATAAGGAGCCGGTCCTTCAGCTTCCCGACGCCGCGGATGTACTCGGAGCTCACTCCGGCCGCCATGGCGGGGGGAGGCTCGACGATGTCGGACGAGATCCGCAGCACCTCGGAGACCGAGTCCACGATCATCCCCGCGGACGTGCCGATGTCCACGACGACGATCTTCGTGCGGGCGTCCGGCTCCCGCGGCGGGAGGTCGAACTTCTTCCTCAGGTTGATGACGGGGATGACCTTCCCGCGCAGGTTGATGACGCCCTCGATGGAGGGCGGCGCGTTCGGGACTTCCGTGATGTCCATCATCCGGTCGATCTCATGGACCTTCAGGATGTCGACGCCGTACTCCTCGTCCCCCAGCCGGAAGGTGACCAGCTGCTGGATCCCGCCCTCGCCGTTCGTTCCCATATCTCTCCTCCGTTCGGACCGCTGGATGGCTTCTTCGGTTGCTTATCGGTGGACCCTGGAATCTCTTTAATCGGGATCACACGGCGTTGACGATCTCCCCGGCCACCTCGCACAGGGGAACCACCCTGTCGACGGCCCGGGCGTCGACGGACGCGCGCGGCATCCCGTACACGACGCAGGTCTCCTCGTTCTGGGCGATGGTCCGCCCGCCGGACGCCTTGATCGCCAGCATCCCCTTCTCTCCGTCGTTGCCCATGCCGGTGAGGATCACGCCGAGCGCCCGTCCCGGGAAGATCTCGGCCACGGAAAGCAGCATGACGTCCGCCGAGGGCCGGTAGATGAGGTCCGGCCGGTTCTCGTCGACGGTCACGTAGCATTCCCCGACGCGCCCCCTGCGGACGCTCAAGTGCCCCCTGCCGGGAGCCACGAGGACGACGCCGGGCTTCAGGACCTCCCCTTCCTCCGCCTCCTTCACCCGCACCCGGCTCAGCTCGTTCAACCGCTCCGCAAAAGCGGCCGTGAACGCCGGAGGCATGTGCTGGACGACGACCACCGGCACGGGGAATTCCTTCGGGAGCTTCGGGATGACTTCCTGGAGCGCCTTGGGTCCGCCGGTCGAAGTCCCGATCGCCACGACGGCGATCCGCCGCTCCTTCCGGTACTCCTGCCGCCCTTCCGCCGGAGGGGGCGGAACCGCCGGCGGCTGGATCGCGCGCGCCGTACGGATCGTCTGGCGCGCCCGCTTTCGGCCGATCTGCTTGACCTTCTCGAGGAGCGCCTCCCGGACCTGGAGGATGTTCAGCGACAGGTCGGCCAGGTTCTTCGAGAGGAAGTCGACGGCGCCGATATCGAGCGCCTCGAGGGTCGCCTTGGCCCCCTCCACCGTGAGCGAGCTGACCATGATCACGGGGAGCGGCTGCGTCGCCATGATCCGGCGGAGCGCCTCGATCCCGTCCATCCGCGGCATCTCGATGTCCATCGTCACCAGGTCGGGCTTGAGCTGGGCGATCTTCTCCAGCGCCTCGACCCCGTCCCGGGCGGTCCCGGCGACCTCGATCTCGGGGTCGGCGGACAGCATCTTGCCCAGGGCGTTCCGCATGAACGCCGAGTCGTCCACGATGAGGACGCGGATCGGCATGATCAGAACCCGAACTCCTTCAGCAGATCGTCCACGCCGGCCTGGGAGACCTTCTCCCGGACCTCCTCGCTCTCCCGGTTCTCCACGTCGATCTTCAGCCCGAACGCCGCGATCATCCCGACGAGCTCCTTCTCGATATCCGCCACGAGCCGGATGACCTTCTGGATCGTCTGCCCGGTGAGGTCCTGGAACGACTGGGTCGTGATGATCTCCGTCAGGTCGTCCTCGTACCGGTTCTTGAAGTCCTTCAGGTAATTCACGGCGTCTTCCGGCCCCTGGAGCTTCCGGATGTTCGCCGCCAGGTCGTCCATCTGCAGGAGGTGCCGCTCGACGATCCCCATCGTCTTGTTGGCCGCCTCCTCGGTCTTCTGGACGCAGTACTGGAGACGGTCCACCGCGCTGGGCATCTCATTGGCGACGAGCGTCGAGATCTTCGGGTCGATGGCCTCCTTGAAGCTCTTCAGGGAGTCGTGCAGCCGCCTGGTAACCTTGCCGACCTCCTTGAACAGCCCTTCCTCCGGCGACTTGACGAGCTGCTCGAGGGCGGCGTCCGCGGCCCCGAGGTCCTTCGCCGCGATCGCCTCCATGAACGCGGCGAGCTGCTCGAGCGCCCTGCTGTTCGGGTCCTTCGAGTCGATCCGCTTCGCCAGGAACTCCTTGGCGTCCCGGAGCTCGTGGACCTCCACGTCCCCGCCGATCGTCTGCATCTTCCGGACCACCTCGACCTTGCCCGCGTCGGAGGTCTCCCGCACCTCGATCTCACCCTCGTCGAAGAGGGACTCACCGTTCGGAAGGAGCTTTTTCGGGTCGAGGACGACGACGAGACGGCCGTTGCACTTGGCAACCCCGACGAACTGGTCGCCGGCGCCGTTCATGATCTTCTCCGGCGGGTCGATGGCGGACTCGTCGATTCCGATGACGCCCGTGATGCCGTCGACCAGGATCCCGTAGGCGGACCTCCCGTTGATGAGGACGATGACCCGGTCCCCCTCGCCGCCCTCGGCCTGCGGGCCCCCGTTGATCTTCACGACCTTCCGGGTGCTGACGATCGGGACCACGCTTCCCCGGAGGTTGGCGACCCCCTCGATGTAGTCCGGGGTCCGGGGCATGCGCGTCAGCTCCGGCACGTTGATGATCTCGCGGACGCTCAGGATCGGGACGGAGTACTCCTCCCC
The sequence above is drawn from the Thermodesulfobacteriota bacterium genome and encodes:
- a CDS encoding protein phosphatase CheZ, which produces MAQHIGFKLGGEEYSVPILSVREIINVPELTRMPRTPDYIEGVANLRGSVVPIVSTRKVVKINGGPQAEGGEGDRVIVLINGRSAYGILVDGITGVIGIDESAIDPPEKIMNGAGDQFVGVAKCNGRLVVVLDPKKLLPNGESLFDEGEIEVRETSDAGKVEVVRKMQTIGGDVEVHELRDAKEFLAKRIDSKDPNSRALEQLAAFMEAIAAKDLGAADAALEQLVKSPEEGLFKEVGKVTRRLHDSLKSFKEAIDPKISTLVANEMPSAVDRLQYCVQKTEEAANKTMGIVERHLLQMDDLAANIRKLQGPEDAVNYLKDFKNRYEDDLTEIITTQSFQDLTGQTIQKVIRLVADIEKELVGMIAAFGLKIDVENRESEEVREKVSQAGVDDLLKEFGF
- a CDS encoding chemotaxis response regulator protein-glutamate methylesterase, with protein sequence MPIRVLIVDDSAFMRNALGKMLSADPEIEVAGTARDGVEALEKIAQLKPDLVTMDIEMPRMDGIEALRRIMATQPLPVIMVSSLTVEGAKATLEALDIGAVDFLSKNLADLSLNILQVREALLEKVKQIGRKRARQTIRTARAIQPPAVPPPPAEGRQEYRKERRIAVVAIGTSTGGPKALQEVIPKLPKEFPVPVVVVQHMPPAFTAAFAERLNELSRVRVKEAEEGEVLKPGVVLVAPGRGHLSVRRGRVGECYVTVDENRPDLIYRPSADVMLLSVAEIFPGRALGVILTGMGNDGEKGMLAIKASGGRTIAQNEETCVVYGMPRASVDARAVDRVVPLCEVAGEIVNAV
- a CDS encoding HAMP domain-containing protein, coding for MKMTLSKKMYGMIGIISVVMLVISGIAIYGIRSILGAYESLVRVDAARYSAAMDAQVALGKAVVATKNYMTRMEQEYTDEFKAQIGKLKTSIQAMERHARTTDEKEIAVMALEELNQYEKQGNELIAAVLTGKDAVSVDTEFQGIDRNLFVTLEEMGDATLKAQNGNFERDASSAKATQAMFLAVALIGVALAWVFAALTIRKVTRSVVVVSEVTGKASEGDLSQDVPVLTTDEVGQMAQGFNKMMEDLRRIAGEIKGMTNTLASSSEE
- a CDS encoding chemotaxis protein CheW, with the protein product MGTNGEGGIQQLVTFRLGDEEYGVDILKVHEIDRMMDITEVPNAPPSIEGVINLRGKVIPVINLRKKFDLPPREPDARTKIVVVDIGTSAGMIVDSVSEVLRISSDIVEPPPAMAAGVSSEYIRGVGKLKDRLLILLDIEKLLGAGEKAQTQKAVAAV